The following is a genomic window from Sinorhizobium fredii NGR234.
GGAGACGATCGCTCTATGGAGTGGCTGAAGAAACATATTCGCGTGACGATATCCCTGATGATCCGGGAGATGTCGACGCGATACGGCGGTAAGCCCGGGGGATACCTATGGGCCTTCATCGACCCGATTGCGCATGTCGGTTTCATGACCTTCATCTTTCATGCGATCGCGCGCGTTCCGGCGCTCGGCTCCAGTTTCGCGCTGTTCTTTGCGTCCGGATATCTGCCGTACATGTTCTACTCATCCATGGCCGGCTTCATAAATGGCTCGATTAAGGCAAACCGCTCGCTCCTCAGCTATCCGATCGTTGCGCCGGCCGATGTGGTGGTATCGAGATATTTCGTTCAGATTCTGACGTCGTCCTTCGTTGGCTTTCTTGTGCTGTTTCTCGTCGCTGCCGAGGATAACCTCTCTGTTTTCCGGGCGATCCAACTCGACAGGGTTGTGACTGCCTCTCTAATGGCCACATTGCTGGGATTGGGTGTAGGGACGGCCAACATCGCGCTTTTTGCAAGGTCGTCGCTCTACGAAAAGGTCTTCGGGGTCATCATGCGGCCGCTGGTATTAGTGTCCGGCGTGTTCTTCATTCCGGACTCTCTTCCGCATCCATTCCGCGACGTTGTTTTGTACAATCCGCTAGCCCACGTGATCATGTGGTTCCGGAGTGGCATCTACCCGGAATACCGGGCCGCCGCCCTCGATATCCATTACCTCGTCGAATGTACGGCATCCGCACTCTTCATCGGAGCCCTGCTTTTCACGATGTCCGCTCAAGAGCTTCGAGAAGGATAGCTTGTGAACGACACCGAATCATCGGTCGTATCGGTTGGCATTTCCACAATCTGGTAGACCCAATTGCTGTAGATATCCCCAGGACTGATCTGTAGTTGGGTCGTTTTGCTTGCCACAGGCGCCTCCCCTCGGCTATTAGGTCGCCAGTTTTCCAGCGTTCATCGGGCGGTATGCGACAGGCACGAAGAAATATCCAGGTGAATGAGAGCTTAGATGAAGCCTCACAGGCGCCCAGGAGCGTTGGCATTCCGTGTCCAGGCATTCGACTTGGCGTGGGACGAGAAGTTGTTAGGTGCTTGTGTGAAGTGTTTCTTATAAGTCGCCTTAGAAATTCTTCGCATAAACATTAAGGAGATGGTAATGATTTCTGGCAGCACAATACTTGTTACTGGCGGCACGGGCTCGTTTGGAAATGCGTTTGTTCCCATGACGCTCGCCAAGTATAACCCTGCAAAGATTATTATCTACTCCCGAGATGAGATGAAACAGTGGGAGATGGCGAAGAAATACGGGGACGATTCGCGTGTCCGCTTCTTCATCGGCGATGTTCGCGACCGTGAAAGATTGTACCGCGCACTCGACGGGGTGGACTATGTCGTTCATGCGGCCGCAACCAAGATTGTGCCCACCGCCGAATACAATCCATTTGAATGCGTGAAGACGAACATCAATGGCGCCATGAATCTCATCGATGCCTGCATCGACAAGAAGGTGAAGCGGGTCGTTGCTCTCTCCACGGACAAGGCGAGCAGCCCGATCAATCTCTATGGCGCGACGAAGCTGGCTTCCGATAAGATGTTCGTTGCCGGAAATTCCTACGCGGGTGGTCACGACACACGATTTGCCGTCGTTCGGTACGGCAATGTCATGGGGTCCCGCGGATCGGTCATTCCCTTCTTCCTGTCGATCAAGGGCAAGGGTGTTCTGCCGATCACCGATGAGCGCATGACACGTTTCATGATCTCGCTCGAGCAGGGCGTCGAACTGGTCTGGCACGCATTCGACGACATGGAGGGAGGGGAGATATACGTCAAAAAGATCCCCTCGATGAAAGTCACCGATTTGGCCCACACGATTGCGCCGGAAGCGAAGCTCGAAATCGTCGGCATCAGGCCCGGTGAGAAGCTTCATGAGCAGATGATTGGCGAGGAGGATGCCTTCCATACCTATGAGTATGAAGAGCATTTCAAGATCTTGCCGGCTATTCACAACTGGACAGCGTCGGAGGCCCGCATCAAGGACGGCAAGAAGGTGCCGCCCGGCTTCAGCTACACAAGCGACAACAATAGGGCTTGGATGACGCAAGAGGAACTGCAGGATTGGATCGCTGCGAACGCCGAAAAGATCGGGAGCCTTTAAGCGATGATCCCCTACGGGCGCCAAGAGATCACGCAGGCTGATATCGACGCGGTTGCGGAGGTGCTCCGCTCCGATTTCCTGACGCAGGGGCCAATGGTGCCTCGTTTTGAAGAGGCGCTTGCTGCGTATAGCGACGCCAAGTTCGCCTTGGCGGCAAGCAGCGCGACGTCGGCACTCCACATCGCCTGCATGGCCTTGGGGCTCGGACCGGGCGACTGGCTGTGGACGTCTCCGTTGACCTTCGTGGCATCTGCCAATTGCGCGCTCTATTGCGGAGCCAAGGTAGACTTCGTGGATGTCGATCCGCGAACCTATAATCTCTCCCCGGTAGAGCTCGAGCGCAAACTGGTGAAGGCAGAACGCGACGGCGTGCTCCCCAAGGTCGTCGTCCCCGTGCATCTCACCGGACAGCCTTGCGCGATGGCGGAAATCCATGAGCTTGCAAAGCGCTATGGATTCAGGGTCATTGAGGATGCTTCCCATGCTATCGGCGGCAAATACCGGGGTGAACCGATCGGCAACTGCCGCTACAGCGACATCACCGTCTTCAGCTTTCATCCGGTGAAGATTGTCACGACAGCGGAAGGCGGCGCTGCCCTGACGAACGACAAGGAGCTTGCAGACCGGATGGCGCTGCTTCGCAGCCACGGGATTACGCGCGATCCCGCGGTCATGACGCGCGAACCGGATGGTCCATGGTACTACCAGCAGGTGGATCTCGGATACAATTATCGCATGACTGACATGCAAGCCGCTCTGGGGTTAAGCCAGATGGCTCGCCTCAACGACTACGTCGAGAGACGCCACGTACTGGCGAAGCGGTACGACGAAATGTTGGCGCATCTCCCACTCATCACGCCGTGGCAGCATCCTGACAGCTACTCCGGCCTGCATCTATACGTCATCCGTTTGAATCGCGCGAAGATGAAGAAAACCCACCGCACGGTTTTCGAGGGACTGCGCGCGCGGGGCATTGGTGTGAACCTGCACTATATTCCAGTCCACACGCAGCCTCATTATTCGCGGATGGGCTTTAGCAGCGGCGACTTTCCCGAGGCGGAACGGTACTATCAGGAGGCGATAACGTTGCCGATATACCCGACGATGAGCGAAGCGCAGCAGGATGAGGTCGTATCTGCACTGACGGCGGAACTGACGACATGAATTTGGCCGTCATTCCAGCTCGGGGAGGAAGTAAGCGGATACCTCGCAAGAATATCAAGTCCTTCTTGGGACGGCCGATGATCGCTTGGTCGATCGGTGCGGCCGTCGATAGCGGCTGCTTTGACCGCCTCATCGTATCTACCGATGACGAGGAGATCGCCGAGATCTCGCGGCAGTTGGGGGCGGAGGTCCCGTTCCTGCGACCTGCTGAGTTGGCCGATGACTACGCCACGACCAGCGACGTGATCCGCCATGCGATCAGCTGGTCGGCCCAAAATAACAGGGTGCCGGAACGAGTTTGCTGCATTTATGCAACCGCGCCCTTCCTGCGAGCAGACGACATAACTCGGGGGTTTGACCTGCTCGAGGACGGCGGAGCGGATTTCGTCTTCTCGGCGACCAGCTACGCTTTCCCGATCCAGCGCGCGATCAGGTTGACGCCAGCGGGGCGGGTCGAAATGCTGATGCCTGAGCAATTCAACACTCGTTCGCAGGATCTCGACGAGGTCTATCATGACGCCGGCCAGTTCTATTGGGGACGGTCTGAGGCCTGGCTTTCGGGGAAGCCTATCTTTTCATCAGCTGCAACCGCCCTGATTCTGCCCCGTTATCGCGTGCAGGATATCGATACGCCCGACGACTGGTTGCGGGCGGAACTCATGTTTAAGGTCCTGCATGAATTCGATGCCGCCCGCTCATAGACATAACGTCGTTTTTCGCGTCGATGCGTCGATTGACATCGGCACCGGCCACGTCATGCGTTGCCTTACCCTTGCGGACATGCTGTCCCAGGCAGGCTTCGAATGCCTTTTTGTTTGTCGTCCCGGGCCAGGCAACTTGATAGGTCTCATTCGCAGCAGGGGCTTTGCCGTGGCGGAGCTACCTTCCGCTGTGGCAGGGGTTAAAGCTGGCGACCGGGATCTCGCGCATTCCCATTGGCTGGGTGTCGACTGGAAGACGGATGCACGCCAAACAATGATGGCGATCGCCGATGCTTCTCCGAGCTGGTTGATCGTCGATCACTACGCGCTCGATATCCGCTGGCAGCAGTTTCTGCGCCCGTCCTGCGGATACCTGATGGTGGTAGATGACCTGGCAGATCGCGAGCATGACTGTGATCTGCTGCTTGATCAGAACGTCGGCAGAACTGTGGGCGACTATCGACTGCTCGTTCCGGCCCCTTGTCAGATGCTGGTGGGGGCACGATTTGCGCTTCTTCGGCCACAATTTGCACGCGAGCGGCCCCATAGCCTTCTCCGGCGTCGGCACGCCGCCCCCCGTCGCCTGTTGGTGACGCTTGGAGGCGTAGACAAAGACAATGTTACCGAACGGGTGCTGCATACTCTCGAAAGATGCGAACTCCCGAATGATGCTGAAGTGACTGTTGTGATGGGGCAGCATGCTCCTTGGCTCAGCTCCGTGCGCGAAAGCGCCGCTCAGATGCGGTGGAAAACACGCGTGCTGTCCAACGTTGACGATATGGCGAGTTTGATGTCGGAAGCCGACCTCGCCATCGGTGCTGCCGGAGGTACGTCCTGGGAGCGGTGTGCGCTCGGTGTGCCGACCATCCTGATGGTTCTCGCCGAGAATCAGCGTGAAGTTGCGCAGAAACTAACTGTTGAGGGTGCGGCACAGGCGGTTGAGCTCGGAGCTGATTTCGATTCGACTCTCGAGAGCCTTATTGAAAGCCTTATCTTCGACAAATTGGCACTGGCCGCGATGTCCGAGCGAGCGGCAGCTATCTGCGACGGTGAGGGAGGTTTGGAGGTGGCGCGAAGGATTGCGGACGGCCTCCGTCGTAGTGTCTAATCCGAGGTTCATGAAACGACGAACAGTGCACATCGTCACCTTCGCCCGGGAAGGGATGGCGGGTACACGCAACGGACAGTTTTACAAACATATATCGACGTGGCGGCCTGGCGAGTGACAAAGCGCGGCCATACACTTGCGTCCCACCATCTACGAGGAGGGTAAATTGAGCAGAGTTTTGACCATCGCTGGAAGACAGATTGGCCCGGGTTTCCCGCCGTACGTCATTGCCGAGATGTCTGCCA
Proteins encoded in this region:
- a CDS encoding ABC transporter permease — protein: MEWLKKHIRVTISLMIREMSTRYGGKPGGYLWAFIDPIAHVGFMTFIFHAIARVPALGSSFALFFASGYLPYMFYSSMAGFINGSIKANRSLLSYPIVAPADVVVSRYFVQILTSSFVGFLVLFLVAAEDNLSVFRAIQLDRVVTASLMATLLGLGVGTANIALFARSSLYEKVFGVIMRPLVLVSGVFFIPDSLPHPFRDVVLYNPLAHVIMWFRSGIYPEYRAAALDIHYLVECTASALFIGALLFTMSAQELREG
- the pseB gene encoding UDP-N-acetylglucosamine 4,6-dehydratase (inverting), translating into MISGSTILVTGGTGSFGNAFVPMTLAKYNPAKIIIYSRDEMKQWEMAKKYGDDSRVRFFIGDVRDRERLYRALDGVDYVVHAAATKIVPTAEYNPFECVKTNINGAMNLIDACIDKKVKRVVALSTDKASSPINLYGATKLASDKMFVAGNSYAGGHDTRFAVVRYGNVMGSRGSVIPFFLSIKGKGVLPITDERMTRFMISLEQGVELVWHAFDDMEGGEIYVKKIPSMKVTDLAHTIAPEAKLEIVGIRPGEKLHEQMIGEEDAFHTYEYEEHFKILPAIHNWTASEARIKDGKKVPPGFSYTSDNNRAWMTQEELQDWIAANAEKIGSL
- the pseC gene encoding UDP-4-amino-4,6-dideoxy-N-acetyl-beta-L-altrosamine transaminase, coding for MIPYGRQEITQADIDAVAEVLRSDFLTQGPMVPRFEEALAAYSDAKFALAASSATSALHIACMALGLGPGDWLWTSPLTFVASANCALYCGAKVDFVDVDPRTYNLSPVELERKLVKAERDGVLPKVVVPVHLTGQPCAMAEIHELAKRYGFRVIEDASHAIGGKYRGEPIGNCRYSDITVFSFHPVKIVTTAEGGAALTNDKELADRMALLRSHGITRDPAVMTREPDGPWYYQQVDLGYNYRMTDMQAALGLSQMARLNDYVERRHVLAKRYDEMLAHLPLITPWQHPDSYSGLHLYVIRLNRAKMKKTHRTVFEGLRARGIGVNLHYIPVHTQPHYSRMGFSSGDFPEAERYYQEAITLPIYPTMSEAQQDEVVSALTAELTT
- the pseF gene encoding pseudaminic acid cytidylyltransferase, with the protein product MNLAVIPARGGSKRIPRKNIKSFLGRPMIAWSIGAAVDSGCFDRLIVSTDDEEIAEISRQLGAEVPFLRPAELADDYATTSDVIRHAISWSAQNNRVPERVCCIYATAPFLRADDITRGFDLLEDGGADFVFSATSYAFPIQRAIRLTPAGRVEMLMPEQFNTRSQDLDEVYHDAGQFYWGRSEAWLSGKPIFSSAATALILPRYRVQDIDTPDDWLRAELMFKVLHEFDAARS
- the pseG gene encoding UDP-2,4-diacetamido-2,4,6-trideoxy-beta-L-altropyranose hydrolase — protein: MNSMPPAHRHNVVFRVDASIDIGTGHVMRCLTLADMLSQAGFECLFVCRPGPGNLIGLIRSRGFAVAELPSAVAGVKAGDRDLAHSHWLGVDWKTDARQTMMAIADASPSWLIVDHYALDIRWQQFLRPSCGYLMVVDDLADREHDCDLLLDQNVGRTVGDYRLLVPAPCQMLVGARFALLRPQFARERPHSLLRRRHAAPRRLLVTLGGVDKDNVTERVLHTLERCELPNDAEVTVVMGQHAPWLSSVRESAAQMRWKTRVLSNVDDMASLMSEADLAIGAAGGTSWERCALGVPTILMVLAENQREVAQKLTVEGAAQAVELGADFDSTLESLIESLIFDKLALAAMSERAAAICDGEGGLEVARRIADGLRRSV